The window AACCAATTAACTAATCAACTAATTGACTAATCTATGAACATCGCTATCAACGGCTTTGGCCGGATCGGCCGCTCGGCTTTCAAAGCCATCTTGGACAAAAATCACCCGGAAAACAGGATCGTCGCCTTAAACGATCTGACCGACACTAAAACATTGGCGCACCTATTGAAATACGACAGCGCTTATGGAATTTACAATAAATCGGTTTCGCATACAGAAAAGGGAGTGGTTGTTGATGGCGTGGAATATCCGGTTTTTGCGATCAAAGATCCCATGGCTTTACCCTGGAAAGATTTGGATGTTGATCTGGTGATCGAATCAACCGGAATTTTTACCAGTATCGATAAGGCGAGCATGCATCTGGAAGCCGGCGCCAAGAAAGTCGTTTTGACCGCGCCGTCAAAAGGGGAAGGAGAAATGAAAACGATCGTTTTGGGCGTTAACGAAGAAGAACTGACGGCGGAAGACAATATTTTTTCCATGGCTTCTTGTACGACCAATTGCCTGGCGCCGATGACCGCGGTGATTGAAAAAGAATTCGGCATTGAGAAAGCGATGATGACTACGACTCATGCTTATACGGCCGATCAAGTTTTGGTGGACGGCCCGCATAAGGATCTGCGCCGCGCCCGCGCCGCCGCCGCCAACATCATTCCGACCACGACCGGCGCCGCCTTGGCTGCCGCCTTGACCATCCCGGTCCTGAAAGGAAAATTCGACGGCTTGTCTTTGCGCGTGCCGACCATCGTTGTTTCCATTTGCGACACGGTTTATTTATTGAAGAAAGAAGTTGATGTCGAAACCGTCAATAACGCGATCATTGCGGCATCAAAGACGGAAAAATT is drawn from Patescibacteria group bacterium and contains these coding sequences:
- the gap gene encoding type I glyceraldehyde-3-phosphate dehydrogenase, which codes for MNIAINGFGRIGRSAFKAILDKNHPENRIVALNDLTDTKTLAHLLKYDSAYGIYNKSVSHTEKGVVVDGVEYPVFAIKDPMALPWKDLDVDLVIESTGIFTSIDKASMHLEAGAKKVVLTAPSKGEGEMKTIVLGVNEEELTAEDNIFSMASCTTNCLAPMTAVIEKEFGIEKAMMTTTHAYTADQVLVDGPHKDLRRARAAAANIIPTTTGAALAAALTIPVLKGKFDGLSLRVPTIVVSICDTVYLLKKEVDVETVNNAIIAASKTEKLKGILTYTNESLVSTDFIGNPYSSIVDLSLTKVVGGNLLKVISWYDNEWGYSNRLADMAEYIRKNNLV